From Polyodon spathula isolate WHYD16114869_AA chromosome 26, ASM1765450v1, whole genome shotgun sequence, one genomic window encodes:
- the LOC121300705 gene encoding U11/U12 small nuclear ribonucleoprotein 25 kDa protein-like yields the protein MAEPVQEGTEVLPATVSLKDEEVEGGEKSPCKEEEDEEEDLPHAEFLDIFEEGLARIVQDPLLCDLPIQVTLEEINSQVALEYGQAMTVRVCKDDGEVMPIVVVQNATVLDLKKAIRRFMELKQQREGGVKHISWRYVWRTFHLIFDGEKLEDDKMKLKDYGIRNRDEVTFLKKLK from the exons ATGGCAGAGCCTGTGCAGGAAGGGACAGAAGTTCTCCCTGCAACTGTCAGTCTGAAAGACGAGGAGGTGGAGGGGGGGGAGAAGAGCCCGTGTAAGGAAGAAGAGGACGAAGAAGAAGATCTGCCCCATGCTGAATTCCTGGACATCTTTGAGGAAGGCTTGGCGAGGATAGTCCAGGACCCTCTGCTTTGTGACCTACCCATTCAG GTCACATTGGAAGAGATCAATTCCCAGGTGGCTCTGGAGTATGGCCAGGCAATGACAGTCCGAGTCTGCAAGGATGACGGTGAAGTTATGC CGATTGTGGTGGTGCAGAATGCTACAGTGCTGGACCTGAAGAAAGCTATTCGCAGGTTCATGGAGCTGAAGCAGCAGCGAGAAGGAGGAGTGAAGCACATCAGCTG GCGGTATGTCTGGAGAACCTTCCATTTGATTTTTGATGGCGAGAAACTGGAAGACGACAAAATGAAACTTAAAGA ttatggcATAAGAAACAGAGATGAGGTGACTTTTCTCAAGAAGCTAAAGTGA